The sequence below is a genomic window from Pelmatolapia mariae isolate MD_Pm_ZW linkage group LG9, Pm_UMD_F_2, whole genome shotgun sequence.
TCCTAGTTTTACATAAACAGCTTtgtgttacattttttatttatatttcaacatATTTTAAAGCAAAGCACTACAAGAAAAGTAAAAGACATGTTTACATGGACAAGGAAATTTTCTTTGaaactgctttaaaaatattaagtacAGTGTTACAGCTCCATACGTgaaattatttccttttttaatcCAGGCAGTAGAGTAGTCTGTGAACATGGAGACAGTCAGCATCTTACTGATTGTACTGTTTGTTTCAGGTGAGTATTTCAGTATTTTACAGTCATTATTagagttattttattttgaacttcATTTAGTGACAAAGTGAACATGTACAAAATGTTAACAAcagaggaacaaaaaaaaacaacagaggcACTTTCAAGTATAACAATAGACAGTTTTCGAAACTCTGATTTTGAGGATTTTCATCATACTTCCAAACAGCAGATGGTGGCTGAAATGTTCCTGTTATCACTGGATTATCAactaaatgtttaattttacaagaaaatatgcaaatacaaaaatattacCTCACTAACTAAAGTGTAGCAAATACTTTGATCAGAGATGAGAATTTTTTTTCgggaataaaagaaaaactatatGATGTAGTTAAGTTGTTTAGTATTATTATGTGAATGAGATAATCTTTCTGTTATATTTACAGCTGCTTTGGCTGGATGTCCTGATGATGCCGCACTCTTCATAACTGCACCAAAGAAGCTGGAAGCACTGAGTGGATCTTGTTTGCAAATCCCATGTAGCTTCAGACCCAAAGAAGAACAGAAATTTATCAGCACAAGAAAAATCTTTGGAGTGTGGATTAAAAATGATTCTAGATTTCCCATTTATCCAAACAATGTGATCTTCAACAGTAGTGGAGCAGTTAGCATCTATCCAATGAGTATTACTGGGAACCTGAGTCAGAGAGACTGCACCACTCTGTTTTCTAATTTAACCaccacatacacagacacatactTCTTCAGAGTAGAGAGTGAACCATTCAAGGCGACAGCTCGTTGTGATCCTCCTAAAATAACAGTCAGAGGTAATAATAGTGggttcattgttttttttactttttcattaatttattttacctTTTAATGAAGTAACATTTAATACTTACAATCCATTCTTTGATCGATTGTTTGATTATAATCAATATCTGTTGAGGAAATCTTGTATTACAGTCTTAATGATTGTCCCAGCATGAAACTGAGAAGATTGCTTCTTATTATAAATTCtgctctgtctttattttaagGACTTGATTACATTTATAAATCGAAGTATGAATTTAGAACAAGTTTGAAGATTTGAATGAGTGGTACAAAGTGCAGTGTGATTTTATAATGAATATGTATGTGAAACCACAGATTCTCCTTGGAGGCTCAATATTACAATCCCAGGTGATCTGAAGGAGAAGGAGTCTGTCACTATaacctgctcagctctcactccCTGTCCACACTCCCCTCCTCAACTCACCTGGAATCTCCAACAAGACTCTCAcaacaaaacagaggaaaacacagatgGAAGCTTTACAACTAAAATCCAGCAGAACATCACTCTGTCAGACACAGATGATGGAAAGAAGATCAACTGTTCTGCCAGATATCCTGTGAACCAAGGAAAAGACACCAagacagcagagacagaagaGACTCTCAGTGTTTCATGTAAGACAATcagagtttgttttttcatcctGCAAACATATCATGATTTATGGGATATAATCTTTTCCTCCAGATGCTCCTAAAGACACCTCAGCATCCATCAGTCCATCAGGTTTGGTGTCAGCAGGCAGCTGGGTGAAGCTGACCTGCTCCAGCAGAGCCAAACCTCCAGTCAGCAGCTTCACCTGGTTCAAGAAGAGCAGAGATGGAGCTGTGAAAGTATCTGAAGGAGAGATTTACAGCTTCAATGTAACAGATGGAggagtttattactgtgtggCCACTAATGATCTGGGTAATCAGACATCAGCGGAGCTTAAAGTGACTGTTGGAGGTATAGCCATTGATGTCTTActtatttctatttttcttctcaTCTTTGAGCCAGAATTTTGTTTTATGAAATTTAAAGATTGTGCTTCATCTTTCAAAGATTGGTTTTTCAGccttgaaaattttaaaaacaaaaatatgttcCTTCAAAAGCTTTTTATGGTGTTGTTTCAAAAGTTTGGTTTTCTTGCCTTTGATTCATCTTAATGTCTCTCATTTTCTGTTAAACATTTATTCTTTTACTTCATATATTTTTCATTGCTCTAAAACCTTAGAGTGCATTCCAGCTGAAGATCTGGTTGGTGTCTACACTATATTGAAGACTGTGGGAATCATAATGCTTGTGAGCACACTGGGGATCTTTGAGTGGTGAGACAAATGTTCCTATGACACACTCATTTGAAACGAcactgggctgtagttacacgaaaatgattcttttttctcatttgattgttttgtttccttcagCTGGTTCAGATAAagatgctccaacaatccagaGACAGAGAGCTCTCACATGAGCAGAGTCACATCACAACACATCAAGTAAAGTTTCTGCAGGACAAACTCCACCTTAAAGTATCATTTAATTCACTGCAGTGTTTAAGAATTAGTGgaaactttatatttttgtatatttccttttattttgatgttCAACAGTTGCACATGACCATCATACTCTGAATACAGAGATGGTATTTGTAAGAGTGAGATGTTTTTATACtgtcatttatgcttaaaaatatatattaatttgTATGCTGATAAAAATCATATCCTTATTAGGTCTGATAAGAttctgtgtgcacttgtgtacCATGAGATGAGAGGAAGCAACCTCGACTTTATAATTCCATTATAGCTTTTGAAACCagactgttctgttttcttaaaAGTTTGAGAGTTCACACctttaaatatgtatttgaGACATGACCTATTGCAGGTTCCTGTTCTTATAGTTTAGCAAGACGCTTACTTCTGCTTGTCTGCATACAGTTTAAGTTCATTGAACGGTCGTATGTCTATGTATAGTCTGGCtggaaacacatacacacacacaaaatacagacactgatgttgtgtATGAATGTCACATGTATTTGTAATTGCATATTCATGAATGATTGCTTGCTGACAATAAAAAGGGCTGTAGCGAAGGAATCAGTTGAAGTTGGCTGAGTTCAGGTGAAGGAATCTTTTCCCCAACTTTGACTGACTTCCCTCGCGagccacaaagacaaagagctcTGTCTTGCCTTGttttgttgtgcagttagttggTCTCGTGTTCCGGGGTTTGTGCCTAGATAAACCTAACAGTATTAGAAAAATGTCATTCCTCAAACCAGTGCTGTGTTCCCAGAAGTTAACTGTTCAGTCTTGCATCTGTAGGGTTGCATTAAATCAGTGGAACAAAATGTGGTGTGACTGCAGTCCTCAGATGGTGCTGATAGGTGTAGTTAGATTTACAGCCGCAGTAAAACTGACCATGGCAGGTAGATACCTTCTCTCTGTATACATTCCCAGCTTAagttgtttgggtttttttttttttttaaagcatgcaGACTGCGGTCAtgctttctttactgttttgaACTCTttgcaaatgtaaataaaacacataaacacaacctGTTTTTGTGAACCTCAGTTTATTTCAGATGTCAACAACAAGC
It includes:
- the LOC134634160 gene encoding B-cell receptor CD22-like, translated to METVSILLIVLFVSAALAGCPDDAALFITAPKKLEALSGSCLQIPCSFRPKEEQKFISTRKIFGVWIKNDSRFPIYPNNVIFNSSGAVSIYPMSITGNLSQRDCTTLFSNLTTTYTDTYFFRVESEPFKATARCDPPKITVRDSPWRLNITIPGDLKEKESVTITCSALTPCPHSPPQLTWNLQQDSHNKTEENTDGSFTTKIQQNITLSDTDDGKKINCSARYPVNQGKDTKTAETEETLSVSYAPKDTSASISPSGLVSAGSWVKLTCSSRAKPPVSSFTWFKKSRDGAVKVSEGEIYSFNVTDGGVYYCVATNDLGNQTSAELKVTVGDSPWRLNITIPGDLKEKESVTITCSALTPCPHSPPQLTWNLQQDSHNKIEKNTDGSFTTKIQQTITLSDTHDGKKISCSARYPVNQGKDTKTAETEETLSVSCAPKDTSASISPSGLVSAGSWVKLTCSSRAKPPVSSFTWFKKSRDGAVKVSEGEIYSFNVTDGGVYYCVATNDLGNQTSAEIHVNEAASDQNAPTIQRQKAVR